One stretch of Natronobacterium gregoryi SP2 DNA includes these proteins:
- the pstC gene encoding phosphate ABC transporter permease subunit PstC, producing the protein MSGSTESAADDQGWRSRLGRRLLAERLSSYWFAGAGYFAIVLFALIVLTLLYQSLPLLEQYSVVQVLTASNWDPAQNEFGFLPAIVGTIYVTVLSMAMGTPIALLAAIYVAEYADGRAKTVVSSFIDVLAAIPSVIFGLVALIVVVPFVGDYLAPAVGSSATGLGIFTVSLVMAIVVTPFMISLSVESLEALPDELRESSLGVGATKWETIRSVLLRAAGPGIFSAILLGFGRVFGATIVPAMLIGGQTQIPDSLFATGQTLPTLIVNDFGELMSLPLTQSALIFVGLLLVIVVWLFNFTAMVVRRHLQRRWQY; encoded by the coding sequence ATGTCGGGTTCGACGGAATCGGCGGCTGACGATCAGGGATGGCGGAGCCGGCTCGGTCGCCGCCTGCTCGCCGAGCGCCTGAGCAGCTACTGGTTCGCGGGCGCAGGCTACTTCGCCATCGTGCTGTTCGCGTTGATCGTCCTGACGCTGCTGTACCAGTCGCTGCCGCTGCTCGAGCAGTACTCGGTCGTCCAGGTGTTGACCGCCTCGAACTGGGACCCCGCACAGAACGAGTTCGGGTTCCTGCCTGCGATCGTCGGGACGATCTACGTCACCGTCCTCTCGATGGCGATGGGAACGCCGATCGCACTTCTCGCGGCGATCTACGTCGCCGAGTACGCCGACGGCCGCGCGAAGACAGTCGTCTCGTCGTTCATCGACGTCCTCGCGGCGATCCCCAGCGTCATCTTCGGACTCGTCGCCCTGATCGTCGTCGTCCCGTTCGTCGGCGACTACCTCGCACCCGCCGTGGGCTCGAGCGCGACCGGCCTGGGAATCTTCACGGTCAGTCTGGTGATGGCGATCGTCGTCACTCCCTTCATGATCTCGCTGTCGGTCGAATCACTCGAGGCGCTGCCGGATGAACTCCGGGAGTCCTCGCTGGGCGTCGGCGCGACGAAGTGGGAGACGATCCGGTCGGTCCTGCTTCGTGCTGCGGGACCGGGTATTTTCTCGGCAATTTTGCTCGGCTTCGGGCGGGTCTTCGGCGCGACGATCGTTCCCGCAATGTTGATCGGCGGGCAAACCCAGATTCCCGACTCGCTCTTTGCGACAGGCCAGACGCTGCCGACGCTGATCGTCAACGACTTCGGCGAACTGATGAGCCTGCCACTGACTCAATCGGCACTGATCTTCGTCGGCCTGCTGCTGGTGATCGTCGTCTGGCTGTTCAACTTCACCGCGATGGTCGTCCGCCGCCACCTACAGCGGAGGTGGCAGTACTGA
- a CDS encoding DUF1611 domain-containing protein — translation MRVAILAHEKFPERAKTALGVLRYADYDVAAVLDRDSAGSRVSDYVPDVQDAPIVGGTDDLEEDAVDALLIGIAPIGGDFDERWRPDVRTALEYGCDIISGLHYFLENDEEFAELAEENGCELRDIRKPPADLTVAEGIAGDVDAEVITTVGTDCSVGKMTATMELARDARAAGYDVGVVPTGQTGIMIEGWGIPIDRVVGDFTAGAVEEMIVELGDEHDYLLVEGQGSLVHPAYSAVTCGILHGSMPDKLVLCHDAGRETIHGYESFDLPSIPTYVDLYETLSAPVAETEVVAGTLNTADLEDDAAREAVDEYADVLGVPATDVIRHDTDEMLEAIL, via the coding sequence ATGCGCGTCGCAATACTCGCCCACGAGAAATTCCCGGAACGGGCGAAGACGGCACTGGGCGTACTCCGGTACGCCGACTACGATGTCGCCGCCGTCCTCGATCGTGATTCTGCCGGTAGCCGCGTCTCCGACTACGTCCCCGACGTCCAGGACGCTCCGATCGTCGGGGGAACGGACGACCTCGAAGAAGACGCTGTCGACGCCCTGCTGATCGGCATCGCGCCGATCGGCGGCGACTTCGACGAGCGCTGGCGGCCGGACGTCAGAACTGCACTCGAGTACGGCTGTGACATCATTTCGGGACTGCACTACTTCCTCGAGAACGACGAGGAGTTCGCCGAACTCGCCGAAGAGAACGGCTGTGAACTCCGGGACATCCGCAAGCCGCCGGCGGACCTGACGGTCGCCGAGGGCATCGCAGGAGACGTCGACGCCGAGGTCATCACGACCGTCGGCACCGATTGCTCGGTCGGCAAGATGACCGCGACGATGGAACTGGCCCGGGACGCCCGCGCAGCCGGCTACGACGTCGGTGTCGTTCCGACCGGGCAGACCGGCATCATGATCGAGGGATGGGGCATCCCGATCGACCGCGTCGTCGGCGACTTCACTGCGGGTGCGGTCGAGGAGATGATCGTCGAACTGGGCGACGAACACGACTATCTGCTCGTCGAGGGCCAGGGTAGTCTCGTCCACCCCGCCTACTCCGCGGTTACCTGTGGCATCCTCCACGGCTCGATGCCCGACAAGCTCGTCCTCTGTCACGACGCTGGCCGCGAAACCATCCACGGCTACGAGTCGTTCGACCTCCCGTCGATCCCGACGTACGTCGACCTCTACGAGACGCTCTCGGCACCAGTCGCCGAGACCGAGGTCGTCGCTGGCACACTCAACACCGCCGACCTCGAAGACGATGCGGCCCGAGAGGCAGTCGACGAGTACGCCGACGTACTCGGCGTGCCCGCAACCGACGTCATCCGGCACGACACCGACGAGATGCTAGAGGCGATCCTATGA
- a CDS encoding dipeptide epimerase yields MTLETSFQRHTLPLEFPFTISRGTATETDVVTVRIEDDEGTVGVGGAGPSAHYGETADTVEAVLPDLLAVVEAVDDPHQLDRIERQMRETVERNPAARCAVSIALHDLVTKRLEVPLYEYWGLDPDDTIETSYTIGIDDTETMKEKTELALERGYTTLKVKLGTDRDLEIVETIRSVAPAEDVRLYVDANEAWTPREAVRKIDELAAYDLEFVEQPVPAEDPEGLEFVYERAALPIAADESCITVEDVPQIAGRCDVANLKLMKCGGLREAKRIIHTARAHGLQVMCGCMNESNASIAAACHLAPLLDYADLDGSLLLDDDPYDGVPMAGGRIALEDLEPAGTGVALE; encoded by the coding sequence ATGACACTCGAGACCTCGTTCCAGCGCCACACCCTGCCGCTCGAGTTTCCGTTTACGATCTCGCGTGGCACGGCGACCGAGACCGACGTCGTCACCGTCCGCATCGAGGACGACGAGGGGACGGTTGGCGTCGGCGGTGCCGGCCCTTCTGCACACTACGGCGAGACCGCAGACACCGTCGAGGCTGTCCTACCCGACCTACTCGCCGTCGTCGAGGCGGTCGACGACCCCCACCAGCTCGACCGCATCGAGCGCCAGATGCGCGAGACCGTCGAACGCAACCCTGCCGCTCGCTGCGCCGTCAGCATCGCGCTCCACGACCTCGTCACCAAGCGACTCGAGGTGCCACTCTACGAGTACTGGGGGCTCGATCCAGACGATACGATCGAGACCTCCTACACGATCGGGATCGACGACACGGAGACGATGAAAGAGAAGACCGAACTCGCACTCGAGCGTGGCTACACCACGCTGAAGGTCAAACTCGGTACGGATCGAGACCTCGAGATCGTCGAGACGATCCGGTCTGTCGCGCCAGCCGAGGACGTGCGGCTGTACGTCGACGCCAACGAGGCCTGGACGCCACGAGAAGCGGTCCGGAAGATCGACGAACTAGCGGCCTACGACCTCGAGTTCGTCGAGCAGCCCGTCCCTGCGGAGGACCCCGAGGGACTCGAGTTCGTCTACGAGCGCGCGGCACTCCCGATTGCAGCCGACGAGTCCTGCATCACCGTCGAGGACGTCCCACAGATCGCGGGTCGCTGTGACGTTGCAAACCTGAAATTGATGAAGTGTGGTGGCCTCCGGGAGGCGAAACGAATCATCCATACCGCCCGTGCTCACGGCCTTCAAGTGATGTGTGGCTGCATGAACGAGTCTAATGCCTCGATTGCGGCGGCCTGTCACCTCGCGCCACTACTCGACTACGCCGACCTCGACGGCTCGCTGTTGCTCGACGACGACCCTTACGACGGCGTCCCGATGGCCGGCGGGCGGATCGCTCTCGAGGACCTCGAGCCAGCCGGTACTGGTGTCGCCCTCGAGTAA
- a CDS encoding phosphate ABC transporter ATP-binding protein yields the protein MTDATLTTETLAVTYTGNREVEAVKGVDLEFAANQLTAIVGPSGCGKSTLLKSLNRLHEIQPNAEITGDVCLNGESVYDTAEPVPEIRRRIGYVPQKPTPLPLSIYENVAYGLRIHGDYDSKTELDAHVEEYLRKVNLWAEVEDRLDAPGAELSTGQIQRLCLARSLAVEPEVLLCDEVTSALDPISAETVEETLAALKEEYTIIMVTHSMDQARRLADEVVFLYLGEVVEQNDTRSFFENPQDDRTKRFVDGYGVTDSDESEPSTLEDPVSSDQ from the coding sequence GTGACAGACGCAACACTCACCACCGAGACACTCGCCGTAACGTACACCGGCAACCGCGAGGTCGAGGCCGTCAAAGGCGTCGACCTCGAGTTCGCCGCGAACCAGTTGACTGCCATCGTCGGTCCCTCCGGCTGTGGCAAGTCGACGCTACTGAAGTCGCTCAATCGGCTCCACGAGATCCAGCCAAACGCCGAGATCACGGGTGACGTCTGCCTGAACGGCGAGTCGGTCTACGACACCGCCGAACCCGTCCCCGAGATCCGCAGGCGGATCGGCTACGTCCCACAGAAGCCGACGCCGCTGCCGCTGTCGATTTACGAGAACGTCGCCTACGGGCTCCGAATCCACGGCGACTACGACTCGAAAACGGAACTCGACGCCCACGTCGAGGAGTACCTGCGAAAGGTCAATCTCTGGGCAGAGGTCGAGGACCGACTGGACGCACCCGGCGCGGAACTCTCGACGGGACAGATCCAGCGGCTCTGTCTCGCCCGCTCGCTGGCAGTCGAGCCCGAGGTTCTGCTGTGTGACGAGGTGACCTCCGCGCTCGACCCAATCTCGGCCGAAACCGTCGAGGAGACACTAGCAGCACTCAAAGAGGAGTACACGATCATCATGGTGACTCATAGCATGGACCAGGCACGACGGCTCGCCGACGAGGTCGTCTTCCTCTATCTCGGCGAAGTCGTCGAACAGAACGACACCCGGTCGTTCTTCGAGAACCCACAAGACGACCGGACGAAGCGGTTCGTCGACGGCTACGGCGTCACCGACAGCGACGAAAGCGAGCCGTCGACTCTCGAAGACCCCGTCAGTTCCGATCAGTAA
- a CDS encoding PstA family ABC transporter permease, translated as MNRYAKQRLFGWLARGATAIVVAVMITVVAVTLYRGGRVFLTDPTIVITPPGSRYMLEAEGGFLHAVVGSVFIVGPATVVSAILAVSTAIYLQSDYSSERFADAVNMFLNVLWGTPPIVYGVFVLTIIIAVGARTSLFFGIVAIAIFQYPIMTRYTDEALRSAPDTVKEATYGLGGTRFETATMTARAAMPGVVAGIVMGFARGIGDAATVLFTAGRSTTMPSGPFDGATTLPVMIFDQAMSFNAEVRAHAYAAAFVLIVVVLALILASKLLAGRYARFAPGGTHS; from the coding sequence ATGAACCGCTATGCGAAACAGCGCCTGTTCGGCTGGCTCGCCCGCGGTGCCACCGCAATCGTCGTCGCCGTGATGATCACGGTCGTCGCCGTGACGCTCTACCGGGGTGGGCGCGTGTTCCTCACCGACCCCACCATCGTGATCACGCCGCCGGGATCGCGGTACATGCTCGAGGCCGAGGGCGGCTTCCTGCACGCCGTCGTCGGCAGCGTCTTTATCGTCGGCCCGGCGACGGTCGTCTCCGCGATCCTCGCCGTCTCGACGGCGATCTACCTCCAGAGTGACTACTCGAGCGAACGGTTCGCCGACGCGGTGAATATGTTCCTGAACGTGCTCTGGGGGACGCCGCCGATCGTCTACGGGGTATTCGTTCTAACGATCATCATCGCCGTTGGCGCGCGAACGAGCCTGTTCTTCGGGATCGTCGCCATCGCGATCTTCCAGTACCCGATCATGACCCGGTACACCGACGAGGCGCTTCGGTCGGCACCCGACACCGTGAAGGAAGCGACCTACGGACTCGGCGGCACCCGATTCGAGACCGCGACGATGACCGCTCGAGCAGCCATGCCGGGAGTCGTCGCCGGAATCGTCATGGGTTTCGCCCGGGGCATCGGCGACGCGGCGACCGTCCTTTTCACCGCGGGCCGGAGCACGACCATGCCCTCAGGCCCGTTCGACGGCGCGACGACGCTGCCCGTGATGATCTTCGATCAGGCGATGTCGTTCAACGCCGAGGTCCGGGCACACGCCTACGCGGCGGCGTTCGTCCTCATCGTCGTCGTGCTTGCACTGATCCTCGCCTCGAAACTGCTCGCCGGCCGCTACGCCCGCTTTGCACCAGGAGGGACCCACTCGTGA
- a CDS encoding YeiH family protein, producing MSVRRLLPGVFALCLGALLARAVGLAVGVNHLLAAIALGVVLANAVGVPERLAPGIATHKLWLGAGIVLMGASLTLDAVLEVGGIVLLLVLGVTASTLLFVEVLSRNVAGLGDQLGSLLAAGASICGVSAVVAVAGAIRAREDQIAYAAATVLLFDAVTLVVYPIVGDLLALSSTVFGVWAGVSMFSTGPVVAVGFAHSEAAGQWATMTKLARNALIGVVVLAYASYYARGSSGGRPSVRTLWDEFPKFVLGFLALVFLSSLGIFSAGQQASLENAYRWLFLLAFVGLGTEIRIGQLRSTGLTPAVVVLAALIVASTLSLAVLTVLF from the coding sequence ATGTCGGTACGTCGGCTTCTTCCGGGCGTCTTCGCCCTCTGTCTCGGCGCTCTCCTCGCTCGAGCCGTCGGCCTCGCTGTGGGTGTCAACCACCTGCTGGCCGCTATCGCACTCGGAGTCGTGTTGGCAAACGCCGTCGGCGTTCCAGAACGCCTCGCGCCCGGTATCGCCACTCACAAGCTCTGGTTGGGTGCTGGTATCGTTCTTATGGGGGCATCGCTGACGCTCGATGCGGTCCTCGAGGTCGGTGGTATCGTCCTCCTGCTGGTCCTCGGCGTCACCGCGAGTACGCTCTTGTTCGTCGAGGTGCTTTCCCGGAACGTCGCCGGACTCGGGGACCAGCTCGGATCGCTGCTCGCAGCAGGTGCCAGCATCTGTGGTGTCTCGGCCGTCGTCGCCGTTGCCGGCGCGATCCGGGCCCGAGAGGACCAGATCGCCTACGCTGCTGCGACCGTCCTGTTGTTCGACGCCGTCACCCTCGTCGTCTATCCGATCGTCGGCGACTTGCTCGCGCTCTCGAGTACCGTCTTTGGCGTCTGGGCGGGCGTCAGCATGTTCTCGACTGGCCCCGTCGTCGCGGTCGGCTTCGCCCACTCGGAGGCGGCCGGCCAGTGGGCGACGATGACGAAACTCGCTCGGAACGCCCTGATCGGGGTCGTCGTCCTCGCCTACGCGAGTTATTACGCCCGCGGATCGAGTGGTGGCCGTCCCTCCGTCCGAACCCTCTGGGACGAGTTTCCGAAGTTCGTCCTCGGCTTTCTCGCGCTAGTCTTTCTCTCGAGTCTCGGCATCTTCTCGGCAGGCCAGCAGGCGTCGCTCGAGAACGCTTACAGGTGGCTGTTCTTGCTCGCGTTCGTCGGGCTCGGTACGGAGATCCGGATCGGACAGCTTCGAAGTACTGGTCTCACGCCCGCAGTCGTCGTGTTGGCGGCGCTGATCGTCGCCAGCACGCTGTCGCTCGCGGTGCTTACCGTGTTGTTCTGA
- a CDS encoding enolase-like domain-containing protein — translation MLYEQVANLELEIDDYELEQRERETSSGFTRATTVVSLHGNGETGRGEDVTYDNEAHDTFQDTAADVPVTGEYTLDSFSDQLSEIDFFLGNEPNQSIFRHYRQWAFESAALDLALKQADTNLAERLGRPYEPVRFVVSTRLEEPPTGDRVLEWLDRDPELEFKLDPTSTWTDDVVQRLAATDAVQILDLKGQYHGTTVDQPADPALYERVLEGFPEALIEDPALDDETRPLFEGHEPRVTWDYPIRSVETVEDLPWEPEWLNVKPSRFGSVRSLLETIEYCLEREIQLFGGGQFELDVGREHLHVIASLFYPDAPNDIAPKAYNDPDPSGELPSSPLSPPAEPRGFAWG, via the coding sequence ATGTTGTACGAGCAGGTCGCCAATCTCGAACTCGAGATAGACGACTACGAACTCGAGCAGCGCGAGCGTGAGACGTCGAGTGGTTTCACTCGAGCGACAACCGTCGTCTCGTTACACGGCAACGGCGAAACTGGCCGCGGCGAGGACGTGACATACGACAATGAGGCACACGACACCTTTCAGGATACTGCAGCGGACGTTCCCGTCACGGGCGAGTACACGCTCGATTCGTTTTCAGACCAGCTATCCGAGATCGACTTCTTCCTCGGCAACGAACCGAATCAGTCGATTTTTCGTCACTATCGGCAGTGGGCCTTCGAGAGCGCCGCGCTTGACCTCGCGCTGAAACAGGCCGACACGAATCTGGCCGAGCGCCTCGGTCGTCCCTACGAGCCAGTGCGGTTCGTCGTGAGTACGCGCCTGGAAGAGCCACCGACCGGCGACCGCGTGCTCGAGTGGCTCGACCGCGACCCCGAACTCGAGTTCAAACTCGACCCGACTTCCACGTGGACCGACGACGTCGTCCAGCGGCTGGCGGCGACCGACGCGGTGCAGATCCTCGATCTCAAGGGCCAGTATCACGGCACGACGGTCGACCAACCAGCCGACCCGGCGCTGTACGAGCGGGTTCTCGAGGGCTTTCCCGAGGCACTGATCGAAGATCCGGCACTGGACGACGAGACGCGACCGTTGTTCGAGGGCCACGAACCACGCGTGACCTGGGATTATCCGATCCGTAGCGTCGAGACGGTCGAAGACCTCCCCTGGGAACCCGAGTGGCTCAACGTCAAGCCGTCCCGATTCGGCTCGGTGCGGTCGCTCCTCGAGACGATCGAGTACTGTCTCGAACGGGAGATACAGCTGTTCGGTGGCGGCCAGTTCGAACTCGACGTCGGTCGTGAGCATCTCCACGTGATCGCGTCGCTGTTTTACCCGGACGCTCCCAACGACATTGCCCCGAAGGCGTACAACGATCCCGATCCCAGCGGCGAGCTCCCCTCGAGTCCGCTCTCGCCGCCTGCCGAACCTCGTGGATTCGCCTGGGGCTAG
- a CDS encoding Vms1/Ankzf1 family peptidyl-tRNA hydrolase: protein MFDLDEVLGRAQLKERIDELEAENDRLRERYEAESDRRAKAATARQEAEEQLNRLEDRIAQLEGELERTNGEDDGASVHVRRREQLRGARLDEVLDRLESFQTGPEGALTAVVEDGLADLDPRIERDLAETLGRERIALVDDAAPCVICLDDAGLVSVALEPPILPDREPAWNDRLTLDREWFQPTDRHALALVRTDLFAVGVYDGDERLEVHGFESEVKGSHSKGGFSQARFERIRDEQIDDHLERATAALEERVAGEVDRLYLAGQRGVVDTLAEETSIDPAPAATAAVDATGNPESALEDAYRSFWTTELQVL, encoded by the coding sequence ATGTTCGACCTCGACGAGGTGCTCGGACGCGCGCAACTGAAAGAGCGCATCGACGAACTCGAGGCGGAGAACGACCGCCTGCGGGAGCGATACGAGGCCGAGTCCGACCGCCGGGCCAAAGCGGCTACTGCCAGACAGGAGGCCGAAGAGCAGCTCAATCGACTCGAGGACCGGATCGCCCAACTCGAGGGCGAACTCGAGCGAACGAACGGGGAAGACGACGGCGCGAGTGTTCACGTCCGGCGACGCGAGCAACTGCGCGGGGCGCGCCTCGACGAGGTGCTCGATCGTCTCGAGTCGTTCCAGACGGGACCCGAGGGTGCACTGACGGCCGTCGTCGAGGACGGTCTCGCGGATCTCGACCCCCGGATCGAACGCGACCTCGCGGAGACGCTCGGTCGCGAACGAATCGCGCTCGTGGACGACGCCGCACCCTGCGTGATCTGTCTCGACGATGCCGGCCTCGTCTCGGTCGCACTCGAGCCGCCCATTCTTCCAGACCGCGAACCTGCCTGGAACGACCGGCTCACCCTCGACCGCGAGTGGTTCCAGCCGACCGATCGACACGCACTCGCGCTCGTTCGGACCGATCTGTTCGCCGTTGGAGTCTACGACGGTGACGAACGACTCGAGGTCCACGGCTTCGAATCGGAGGTGAAAGGCAGTCACTCGAAAGGTGGGTTTTCACAGGCACGGTTCGAGCGGATTCGGGACGAACAGATCGACGACCACCTCGAGCGGGCTACGGCGGCACTCGAGGAACGTGTCGCGGGCGAGGTCGACCGGCTCTATCTGGCGGGTCAGCGTGGCGTCGTCGACACGCTCGCCGAGGAGACGTCGATCGATCCCGCGCCGGCGGCGACTGCCGCCGTCGACGCCACCGGAAACCCGGAATCGGCACTCGAAGACGCGTACCGGTCGTTCTGGACGACGGAACTCCAGGTCCTGTAG
- a CDS encoding DUF5802 family protein: protein MFEVFSRSYYLGRLYVTPTDENRAFIHSDQHQRINEEVYATGDGIERLDSPLVMKLESRHFPVHGDERVPANTLAVPESMLADVDVRNPPSLREVFLARRERAQQLLSFVGSAVSVDDYSSAGT from the coding sequence ATGTTCGAGGTGTTCTCCCGTAGCTACTATCTCGGACGACTCTACGTAACGCCGACGGACGAAAACCGCGCGTTCATCCACAGCGACCAGCACCAACGCATCAACGAAGAAGTGTACGCGACAGGGGACGGAATCGAACGGCTCGACTCGCCGCTGGTGATGAAACTCGAGTCGCGGCACTTCCCCGTCCACGGGGACGAGAGGGTGCCCGCGAACACGCTCGCGGTTCCCGAGTCGATGTTAGCGGACGTCGACGTGCGGAACCCACCGTCGCTCCGCGAGGTGTTTCTGGCCCGTCGAGAACGGGCACAGCAGTTGCTGTCTTTCGTCGGAAGTGCGGTCTCCGTCGACGACTATTCGAGCGCCGGTACCTAG
- a CDS encoding PstS family phosphate ABC transporter substrate-binding protein: MTRNYSRRSVLELAGVGSALSLAGCTGVFGSGDAVRISGGVGPRPMVEVWEDIYGEHTDTSFDISGGGTGAGVSDLFNGQVDIAMMGREPEPEEIDQGLFAVPMLVDTVVGTVSVDNPVLEQLQEDGLTREELEAVFTREVTNWGDLVDADVDEEITVYGRSDTSAAYKQWGDFLAGEGSAYTENELEGFSDANHNGDQPVAEAVASSENAISLNNINYVYDLESGELEGDVRPVPLDRDGEGLSEAEDFYETRDEFLAAVEAGNYPFPPAREMFLASNGGFEGEAYDFVEWVLTEGQQYVREYGYVPLEEDRLEEAQERLAEGP, encoded by the coding sequence ATGACACGGAACTACTCGCGCCGATCTGTACTGGAGCTTGCAGGTGTTGGATCTGCTCTCTCTCTTGCGGGCTGTACCGGTGTCTTCGGTAGCGGCGACGCCGTTCGAATCTCTGGTGGCGTCGGGCCACGGCCGATGGTCGAGGTGTGGGAGGATATCTACGGGGAACACACCGACACCTCGTTCGACATCTCCGGTGGCGGCACCGGTGCCGGCGTCTCCGACCTGTTCAACGGCCAGGTCGACATCGCGATGATGGGCCGAGAACCCGAACCCGAAGAGATCGACCAAGGGCTGTTCGCCGTCCCGATGCTCGTCGACACCGTCGTCGGTACGGTCAGCGTCGACAACCCCGTCCTCGAGCAACTTCAGGAAGACGGCCTGACCCGTGAGGAACTCGAGGCCGTCTTCACTCGGGAGGTTACGAACTGGGGCGACCTCGTCGACGCCGACGTCGACGAAGAGATCACCGTCTATGGTCGCTCTGACACCTCAGCAGCCTACAAGCAGTGGGGTGACTTCCTCGCGGGCGAGGGCAGCGCCTACACCGAAAACGAACTCGAGGGGTTCTCCGATGCCAACCACAACGGCGACCAGCCGGTCGCCGAAGCCGTCGCGAGCAGCGAGAACGCCATCTCGCTGAACAACATCAACTACGTCTACGATCTCGAGAGCGGCGAACTCGAGGGCGACGTCCGTCCGGTGCCGCTGGATCGGGACGGCGAAGGGCTCTCCGAGGCGGAAGACTTCTACGAGACCCGCGACGAGTTCCTCGCGGCAGTCGAGGCTGGCAACTACCCGTTCCCGCCCGCACGCGAGATGTTCCTCGCGTCGAACGGCGGCTTCGAGGGCGAGGCCTACGATTTCGTCGAGTGGGTGCTCACGGAGGGCCAGCAGTACGTCAGGGAGTATGGCTACGTGCCGCTCGAGGAGGACCGTCTCGAAGAGGCACAGGAGAGGCTGGCCGAGGGGCCGTGA
- a CDS encoding ArsR/SmtB family transcription factor — MSSLLPLKPTPESASDRDLEPQLVGFEDESAERILSAVSSTTARRILNQLYEEPTTASDIATELDSSVQNVSYHLDRLRDADLVEVVETWYSEQGREMDVYAPTNSALVLFAGVERATPSLGTALRRVFGAVSGVGAISVIVHTRWAAPTTQSPQVRDTVVQQPEPTVWETLVAFGTGPGGFVLAAGVFLILSFFVTWYLGTYRHTSSYTESV; from the coding sequence ATGTCTTCACTACTACCTCTGAAGCCAACCCCGGAGTCAGCTTCTGACCGCGATTTAGAACCGCAACTCGTCGGATTCGAAGACGAGTCTGCAGAACGGATTCTGTCGGCAGTCTCCTCGACGACGGCACGCCGTATCCTCAATCAGTTGTACGAGGAACCAACCACGGCGTCGGATATCGCCACCGAACTCGACTCCTCGGTACAGAACGTCAGCTATCATCTCGACCGACTCCGAGATGCAGACCTGGTAGAAGTCGTCGAGACGTGGTACTCCGAGCAGGGCCGTGAAATGGACGTTTACGCCCCAACTAACAGTGCGCTCGTCCTCTTTGCGGGAGTGGAACGAGCAACACCGTCACTCGGGACGGCACTGCGTCGAGTCTTCGGCGCAGTGAGTGGTGTCGGGGCGATCAGTGTCATCGTTCACACACGCTGGGCAGCGCCGACCACTCAGTCGCCGCAGGTCCGAGACACCGTTGTTCAACAACCCGAGCCAACCGTGTGGGAGACTCTCGTTGCGTTCGGAACCGGTCCTGGAGGATTCGTTCTGGCGGCTGGCGTTTTCCTGATCTTGTCGTTTTTCGTGACGTGGTACTTGGGTACGTATCGTCACACCTCGAGTTATACCGAATCGGTGTGA